The genomic DNA ATTCCATTCCTCCTATTGTATAAATAATTGTTCGATTGGCTGATCAAACGCTTCTGGTTGCCATTGCTCATGGAGTTGTTCACTAAAAACTAAACTACATGAATGGCCCGAAAAATGTTCCAAATAACGATCATAAAAACCACCGCCGAAGCCTATTCGATAGCCAGCACGATTGAAAACAATCCCTGGCACAATCAATAAATCAATCGCTGTAGCTGTTATTTCTGCCGCTGTTAACGGAGGTTCTTCCACGCCAAATGCACTGGTATCATAAACCGTCTCTGGAAAGACTTGATAAAAGTGCATTTTGCCTCCTTTAAATGTTCGCGGCACCGCCACTTGCTTGCTCTCTTGCATGGCCCGTTCGAAAATTGGCTGTGTTGATAATTCTAGCGGTAACGACCGAATCATTCCGATCGTTTGTGCTTGTTGCCATTGCTGACTAGCAAACAACTGTTCATAGAGACTTGATTCTTTATGTTGTTTAATTTCTGGATGTTGTTTTAGCCATTCCAGGGCAGTTAAGCCCACTTTTCTCAACTTGTTTTTCTCCATGTACACCTTCAACCCCTTTTCTGTTAAGTTTATAGAAAGTGTTCTTAAAAAACAAGCTGATTCCC from Enterococcus faecalis includes the following:
- a CDS encoding 5-formyltetrahydrofolate cyclo-ligase, which encodes MEKNKLRKVGLTALEWLKQHPEIKQHKESSLYEQLFASQQWQQAQTIGMIRSLPLELSTQPIFERAMQESKQVAVPRTFKGGKMHFYQVFPETVYDTSAFGVEEPPLTAAEITATAIDLLIVPGIVFNRAGYRIGFGGGFYDRYLEHFSGHSCSLVFSEQLHEQWQPEAFDQPIEQLFIQ